Proteins encoded by one window of Lathyrus oleraceus cultivar Zhongwan6 chromosome 1, CAAS_Psat_ZW6_1.0, whole genome shotgun sequence:
- the LOC127091509 gene encoding uncharacterized protein LOC127091509 encodes MASKCEFWMNEVKVLDHVISQGGVLVDPSKVEVDINWERPKNASEEEFHELKEILTTAPVLVPPNPSKSYEVFCDSAKRGLRGVLMQSGQVVAYAYRQLKPHEENYPTHDLEHATVVFAWKDGVIMGNLNVISNLREEI; translated from the exons ATGGCGAGTAAGTGCGAATTTTGGATGAACGAAGTGAAGGTTCTTGATCATGTAATATCACAAGGAGGAGTGTTAGTGGACCCATCtaaagttgaagtagacattAATTGGGAAAGACCGAAGAATGCTTCCGAG GAAGAGTTTCATGAGTTGAAGGAAATTCTAACAACTGCTCCTGTTTTAGTCCCCCCTAATCCTAGTAAGTCTTATGAAGTATTTTGTGATTCCGCTAAGAGAGGATTAAGAGGGGTGTTAATGCAGAGTGGTCAGGTTGTAGCCTATGCCTATCGTCAGTTAAAGCCTCATGAAGAGAATTATCCGACTCATGATCTTGAACATGCTACTGTTGTCTTTGCATGGAAA GATGGTGTGATAATGGGAAATTTGAATGTTATTTCTAACCTAAGGGAAGAGATCTGA
- the LOC127091493 gene encoding uncharacterized protein LOC127091493 yields MVRDKMKKAQDRQKSYAYHRKRPLEFDEGDHVFLKVTPRLRRKGLFKSRKLSPRYIGSYQIIERIREVAYRFSLPPSLSEMHDVFHVSQLRKFIPYSLQPILPDSIEVEVDLTFEPLPSHIAGQEVKVLRNKEIPLVKVQWDESHPSDAT; encoded by the coding sequence ATGGTCCGTGATAAGATGAAGAAAGCACAAGATCGCCAAAAGAGCTATGCATATCACAGAAAAAGACCATTAGAATTTGATGAAGGTGATCATGTATTTTTGAAGGTGACTCCGAGGTTGAGACGGAAAGGACTGTTTAAGTCACGGAAGCTAAGTCCGAGATATATAGGGTCATACCAGATTATAGAGAGGATTAGAGAAGTAGCCTACAGATTTTCTTTACCACCTTCTCTATCAGAaatgcatgatgtttttcatgtaTCCCAACTCCGGAAGTTCATACCATATTCTCTTCAGCCTATTCTTCCAGATTCAATAGAAGTAGAAGTAGACCTAACTTTCGAACCTCTACCAAGTCACATTGCAGGACAAGAAGTTAAGGTATTAAGGAATAAGGAGATTCCTCTTGTTAAGGTTCAGTGGGATGAATCACATCCGAGCGATGCTACTTAG
- the LOC127091517 gene encoding SNF1-related protein kinase regulatory subunit gamma-like PV42a yields MLSSSIFFHYSLHISIKEHQLRKIGNMQNQLKDHNHTVQMQHSNSMKLTDKKVKDLMVNKKRLVEIPYTATLAQTMNRLVANKLVVVPVAAPPGQWIGAGGSMIVDSDKQTGAVRKRYIGMVTMLDIVAQIAGDDHLSNGDYRIEDLDQTMYVPFSSIKGLTAMLNALPIVRASNVSDDDHKQHTNGRCKKLFGTFSATDLRGCYIPTLKSWLRLGISALAFTEHIYNLKILWVK; encoded by the exons ATGCTATCTAGCTCTATATTTTTCCACTATAGTCTTCATATTTCTATCAAAGAGCATCAACTAAGAAAAATAGGAAACATGCAGAATCAGTTGAAAGATCACAACCACACAGTACAAATGCAACACAGCAATAGCATGAAGCTAACGGACAAGAAGGTGAAGGATTTGATGGTGAATAAGAAGAGACTAGTGGAAATACCGTACACAGCTACACTAGCACAAACAATGAACAGACTTGTAGCAAACAAACTAGTGGTGGTTCCGGTGGCTGCGCCACCCGGTCAGTGGATTGGAGCAGGAGGGTCAATGATTGTTGACTCTGATAAACAAACAGGAGCTGTAAGGAAACGTTATATAGGAATGGTTACTATGCTTGATATTGTTGCTCAAATAGCTGGTGATGATCATTTGAGTAATGGTGATTATCGTATTGAAGATCTTGATCAAACAATGTATGTTCCATTTTCTTCCATCAAAGGTCTTA CTGCTATGTTAAATGCTCTTCCTATTGTTAGAGCTTCTAATGTTTCCGATGATGATCACAAACAACACACCAATG GGAGATGCAAGAAACTTTTTGGAACATTTTCTGCAACTGATTTAAGAGGATGTTACATACCCACATTGAAATCATGGTTGAGATTGGGAATAAGTGCATTGGCCTTTACGGAACatatatataatttaaaaatattatgggttaaataa